A DNA window from Mesorhizobium sp. C432A contains the following coding sequences:
- a CDS encoding NAD(P)/FAD-dependent oxidoreductase, translating into MHDVDCVVAGAGVVGLAIARALALSGREVLVVEKAAAIGTGTSSRNSEVIHAGLHYTPGSLKARLCVNGRERLYAYCREHDVAHHRTGKLIVAVEPDQLDKLQAIQINAAQCGVGDLTLLTRAEAESLEPALSCAGALLSPSTGIVDNQALMLSLRGDAEAAGASFALLTGVSGASIEADGIRINTRDADGEGFTLKTGAFINAAGLDAQALAGRIEGLPQDRVPPLWLARGNYFALSGRSPFSRLIYPVPVHGGLGVHLTLDMSGSARFGPDVEWIDRVDDTVDPARGAAFYDEIRRYWSGLADGALQPAYAGVRPKLSGPGQPAADFVIQGPADHGGGQIVNLFGIESPGLTASLAIAEHVVGLLYPNDGRS; encoded by the coding sequence ATGCATGATGTCGACTGCGTTGTCGCCGGAGCCGGTGTTGTCGGCCTCGCCATTGCCCGCGCGCTGGCGCTGTCGGGCCGCGAGGTGCTGGTGGTCGAGAAGGCCGCAGCCATCGGCACCGGCACCAGTTCGCGCAATTCGGAAGTCATCCATGCCGGGCTTCATTATACGCCGGGCAGCCTGAAGGCCCGTCTCTGCGTCAACGGCCGCGAGCGTCTCTATGCCTATTGCCGCGAGCACGACGTCGCCCATCATCGCACCGGCAAACTGATCGTTGCCGTCGAACCCGACCAGTTGGACAAACTGCAGGCGATCCAGATCAACGCGGCGCAATGCGGAGTCGGTGACCTCACGCTTTTGACGCGCGCAGAGGCCGAAAGCCTGGAACCGGCGCTGAGCTGCGCCGGCGCGCTGCTGTCGCCGTCGACCGGCATCGTCGACAACCAGGCGCTGATGCTGTCATTGCGTGGTGACGCGGAAGCGGCCGGCGCATCTTTCGCCTTGCTCACCGGTGTCTCAGGCGCGAGCATCGAAGCCGATGGCATCCGGATTAATACACGCGACGCCGATGGCGAGGGTTTCACCTTGAAGACCGGCGCCTTCATCAACGCCGCCGGCCTCGACGCGCAGGCGCTCGCCGGCCGCATCGAAGGCCTCCCGCAAGACCGTGTTCCGCCGCTGTGGCTGGCGCGCGGCAATTATTTCGCGCTTTCCGGCCGCTCGCCCTTTTCGCGGCTGATCTATCCGGTGCCGGTCCATGGCGGCCTCGGCGTGCACCTGACCCTCGACATGTCGGGGAGCGCGCGCTTTGGCCCGGATGTCGAATGGATCGATCGCGTCGACGATACCGTCGATCCCGCACGAGGCGCTGCCTTCTACGACGAAATCAGGCGCTACTGGTCCGGCCTGGCGGACGGCGCCCTGCAACCGGCCTATGCCGGCGTCAGGCCGAAACTGTCCGGTCCGGGCCAGCCGGCCGCCGACTTCGTCATCCAGGGACCGGCTGACCACGGGGGCGGTCAGATCGTCAATCTGTTCGGCATCGAGAGCCCTGGCCTTACCGCCAGCCTCGCCATCGCAGAACATGTCGTTGGGCTTTTATATCCCAATGACGGGCGTTCCTGA
- a CDS encoding ABC transporter ATP-binding protein/permease, whose product MSEAKPKSKPADGVGARDAAKSRREKPSRQTRGDGPREDTPREKKASAAEATSEPVGEAAPPPDAVEPDPKLTPEQAEQARKKYLLRRFWISGRGYWGRHGDKLAWPLTIGVLLLICINIGFQYGINVWNRSMFDALEQRNARTVYLLSAVFVPLVICSGSLVVAQVYLRMTIQRRWRSWLTTGVVARWLANGRYYQLNLVGGDHQNPEARMTEDLRIATESPVDFTAGVLNAFLSASTFIVVLWTIGGALTLPIGGESITIPGFLVITAIIYAAITSTSMVVIGRDFVQLSERKNQAEAELRYTLTRVRENGESIALLGGEDEERSGIDRNFGHVLRQWALLTGQHMRTAAVSQGSSLFAPVVPILLCAPKFLEGSMTLGEVMQAASAFGIVQGAFGWLVDNYPRLADWNASARRIASLMMSLDGLERAEQSDALGRINRGEAEDGAILSLDNLSVTLDDGTSVVKETEVVIEPGERVLVSGESGSGKSTLVRAVAGLWPWGGGSVNFHTDRRLFMLPQRPYIPSGTLRRAVAYPAAADKWTIKQIKAALDKVGLGYLTGRIKEEAPWDQTLSGGEKQRLAFARLLLHRPDIVVLDEATSALDEKSQDTMMLTVIRELPDVTIISVAHRAELEAFHSRKITLERREGGAKLVSDVDLIPRKRKRSLLNRALWGSSTRVKKPRR is encoded by the coding sequence ATGTCCGAGGCAAAACCCAAATCGAAACCGGCCGACGGTGTCGGAGCGCGCGATGCCGCGAAGTCGCGTCGGGAAAAGCCGTCACGGCAAACGCGCGGAGATGGACCGCGCGAGGACACGCCGCGCGAGAAAAAAGCATCGGCCGCCGAAGCCACGTCCGAGCCCGTTGGCGAGGCTGCGCCGCCGCCGGATGCCGTCGAACCCGATCCCAAGCTGACGCCTGAGCAGGCCGAGCAGGCGCGCAAGAAATATCTGCTGCGGCGTTTCTGGATCAGCGGGCGCGGCTATTGGGGGAGGCATGGCGACAAGCTCGCCTGGCCTTTGACGATCGGAGTGCTGCTGCTGATCTGCATCAACATCGGTTTCCAGTATGGCATCAATGTCTGGAACCGCTCGATGTTCGATGCCCTCGAGCAGCGCAACGCCCGCACAGTCTATCTCCTCAGCGCCGTATTCGTGCCGCTGGTGATCTGCAGCGGCAGCCTTGTCGTCGCGCAGGTCTACCTGCGCATGACGATCCAGCGCCGCTGGCGTTCCTGGCTGACCACCGGGGTCGTCGCGCGCTGGCTGGCAAACGGCCGCTACTACCAGCTGAACCTCGTGGGCGGCGACCACCAGAACCCCGAGGCCCGCATGACCGAGGATCTGCGCATCGCCACCGAGTCGCCGGTCGATTTCACCGCCGGCGTCCTCAACGCGTTCCTGTCGGCCTCGACCTTTATCGTCGTGCTGTGGACCATCGGCGGCGCGCTCACCCTGCCGATCGGCGGCGAGAGCATCACCATTCCCGGCTTTCTGGTCATCACCGCGATCATCTATGCCGCCATCACCTCGACCTCGATGGTGGTCATCGGCCGCGATTTCGTCCAGCTCTCCGAGCGGAAGAACCAGGCGGAGGCCGAACTGCGTTACACGCTGACGCGCGTGCGCGAAAACGGCGAGAGCATCGCCTTGCTGGGAGGCGAGGACGAGGAGCGCAGCGGCATCGACAGAAATTTCGGCCACGTGCTGAGGCAATGGGCTCTGCTGACCGGACAGCACATGCGCACGGCGGCGGTGTCGCAGGGATCGAGCCTGTTTGCGCCGGTCGTGCCGATCCTTTTGTGCGCGCCAAAATTCCTCGAAGGCTCGATGACGCTTGGCGAGGTGATGCAGGCGGCGTCTGCCTTTGGCATCGTGCAAGGCGCGTTCGGCTGGCTGGTCGACAACTATCCGCGCCTTGCCGACTGGAACGCCTCCGCGCGGCGCATTGCCTCGCTGATGATGTCGCTAGACGGGCTCGAGCGCGCCGAGCAGAGCGATGCGCTCGGACGCATCAACCGAGGCGAAGCCGAAGACGGCGCCATCCTCAGCCTCGACAATCTTTCCGTGACACTCGACGACGGCACCTCCGTGGTCAAGGAAACCGAGGTCGTGATCGAGCCGGGCGAGCGGGTGCTGGTTTCAGGCGAATCCGGTTCAGGCAAGTCGACGCTGGTGCGGGCCGTCGCGGGCCTGTGGCCATGGGGCGGCGGCAGCGTCAATTTCCACACCGACAGGCGCCTGTTCATGCTGCCGCAACGCCCCTACATCCCTTCCGGAACGCTTCGCCGCGCGGTCGCCTATCCCGCGGCGGCGGACAAGTGGACCATCAAGCAAATCAAGGCTGCCCTCGACAAGGTGGGGCTTGGCTATCTCACCGGCAGGATCAAGGAAGAGGCGCCATGGGACCAGACGCTGTCGGGCGGCGAAAAGCAACGCCTCGCCTTCGCGCGCCTGCTGCTGCATCGCCCCGATATCGTGGTGCTGGATGAAGCGACTTCGGCGCTCGACGAGAAGAGCCAGGACACGATGATGTTGACGGTGATCCGCGAACTGCCTGACGTCACCATCATCAGCGTGGCGCATCGTGCGGAGCTCGAAGCCTTCCACAGCCGCAAGATCACCCTGGAGCGGCGCGAGGGCGGCGCCAAGCTCGTCAGCGACGTCGACCTCATCCCGCGCAAGCGCAAACGCAGCCTGCTGAACCGCGCTTTGTGGGGTTCCAGCACTCGGGTGAAAAAGCCGCGCAGGTAA
- a CDS encoding malonyl-CoA synthase encodes MSNHLFDAFRNRMSAPGRALMETDDGRSIPYGDMLAQSARLAHALKHFGVEPGDRVAMQVEKSPECIFLSLACLRAGAVFLPLNTAYTLAELGYFFGDAEPRLVVCDAARAGAIAPLAQASGAVTVTLDSNGRGSLTDCAAQQPADFDDVARGPDDLAAILYTSGTTGRSKGAMLSHENLASNARVLVEQWRFTGDDVLIHALPIFHTHGLFVATNVTLMAGASMLFEQKFDAGRIVSLLPRATVLMGVPTFYTRLLQQDGLDAQAAKNIRLFVSGSAPLLAETHKAWRERTGHAILERYGMTETNMNTSNPYEGERRAGTVGFPLPGVSLRIADPDSGDALGQGEVGMIEVKGPNVFSGYWRMPEKTKAEFRKDGFFITGDLGIIDADGYVHIVGRGKDLIISGGYNIYPKEIESEIDAVAGVLESAVIGIAHPDFGEGVTAVVVRAPASQITGAEIVGAIAGQLAKYKHPKQVIFVDELPRNTMGKVQKNLLRETYKGLYG; translated from the coding sequence ATGAGCAATCACCTGTTCGACGCTTTTCGCAACCGGATGTCAGCCCCCGGGCGCGCCCTGATGGAAACGGATGACGGGCGCTCAATCCCTTATGGCGACATGCTGGCGCAATCGGCACGTCTGGCACATGCGCTGAAGCATTTCGGCGTCGAGCCGGGCGACCGCGTTGCCATGCAGGTCGAAAAAAGCCCCGAATGCATCTTCCTTTCCCTCGCCTGCCTGCGCGCCGGCGCGGTCTTCTTGCCGCTCAACACCGCCTACACGCTGGCCGAGCTCGGTTATTTCTTCGGCGATGCCGAGCCGCGGCTGGTCGTCTGCGACGCGGCGCGCGCCGGCGCTATCGCGCCGCTGGCGCAGGCGTCGGGGGCGGTTACCGTCACGCTCGACAGCAATGGCCGGGGATCGCTCACCGACTGTGCCGCGCAGCAGCCCGCGGATTTCGACGATGTGGCGCGCGGACCGGACGATCTGGCCGCAATCCTTTACACATCGGGCACCACCGGACGCTCCAAGGGCGCCATGCTCAGCCACGAAAACCTGGCCTCCAATGCGCGCGTGCTGGTCGAGCAATGGCGTTTCACCGGGGATGACGTGCTGATCCATGCCCTGCCGATCTTCCACACGCACGGCCTGTTCGTCGCCACCAACGTCACCCTGATGGCCGGCGCCTCGATGCTGTTCGAGCAGAAATTCGACGCCGGCCGCATCGTCTCGCTCTTGCCCCGCGCGACAGTGCTGATGGGGGTGCCGACCTTCTATACCAGGCTCCTGCAGCAGGACGGGCTGGATGCCCAGGCGGCGAAGAACATCCGCCTGTTCGTTTCCGGCTCGGCGCCGCTGCTCGCCGAAACGCACAAGGCCTGGCGCGAGCGCACCGGCCACGCCATTCTCGAGCGCTACGGCATGACCGAGACCAACATGAACACGTCGAACCCCTATGAGGGCGAGCGTCGGGCCGGCACGGTCGGCTTCCCGCTGCCCGGCGTTTCGCTGCGCATCGCCGACCCTGACAGTGGCGATGCGCTTGGCCAGGGTGAAGTCGGCATGATCGAGGTCAAAGGTCCGAATGTCTTTTCCGGCTATTGGCGCATGCCGGAAAAAACCAAGGCGGAGTTTCGCAAGGACGGCTTCTTCATCACCGGCGACCTCGGCATCATCGACGCGGACGGCTACGTCCACATCGTCGGCCGCGGCAAGGATCTCATTATCTCCGGCGGCTACAACATCTATCCCAAGGAGATCGAGAGCGAGATCGACGCCGTTGCCGGCGTCTTGGAAAGTGCCGTCATCGGAATTGCCCATCCCGATTTCGGCGAAGGCGTCACCGCTGTCGTGGTGCGGGCGCCGGCATCGCAGATCACCGGGGCCGAGATCGTTGGCGCCATTGCCGGCCAGCTGGCCAAATACAAGCACCCGAAGCAGGTGATCTTCGTCGATGAGCTGCCGCGCAACACGATGGGCAAGGTGCAGAAGAACCTGCTGCGCGAGACCTACAAGGGTCTCTACGGCTAA
- a CDS encoding GntR family transcriptional regulator: protein MTYGSADMSEGAGPKSTLASTVYQQLRDDLLRGVFESESKLRVEWVVSRYGAGASPVREALNRLASEGLLGRHDQRGFFIMPVSAPELEELTRTRCWLEERALRESITNRTGEWEEQLVLALHRLARAPRRLPEDPSSNNPEWEKLHRAFHRALIAGCRSRWLTGFCDQLSDQASRYRLISQDGSERDEVGEHRLIAERTVDGDADGAVEALLNHYRLTAAMCMERFNESGDPRTSAAKALRGRR, encoded by the coding sequence TTGACCTACGGATCTGCCGATATGAGCGAAGGCGCGGGACCCAAGAGCACACTCGCTAGTACGGTCTATCAACAGCTTCGCGACGATCTCCTGCGCGGCGTGTTTGAAAGTGAAAGCAAGCTTCGTGTCGAATGGGTGGTTTCCCGTTACGGCGCCGGCGCCTCGCCGGTTCGCGAGGCTCTCAACCGACTTGCTTCGGAAGGCCTGCTCGGCCGCCACGACCAGCGCGGTTTCTTCATCATGCCGGTCAGTGCCCCGGAACTCGAGGAATTGACGCGCACCCGCTGCTGGCTGGAAGAGCGGGCGCTGCGTGAATCCATTACCAACCGCACCGGCGAATGGGAAGAGCAGCTCGTGCTGGCCTTGCATCGCCTGGCGCGTGCCCCGCGCCGCTTGCCGGAGGACCCGTCCTCGAACAATCCGGAATGGGAAAAGCTGCACCGCGCCTTCCATCGGGCACTGATCGCAGGCTGCCGATCGCGTTGGCTGACCGGCTTTTGCGACCAGCTTTCGGATCAGGCCTCCCGCTACCGGCTGATCTCCCAGGACGGCAGCGAGCGCGACGAAGTCGGTGAACATCGGCTTATTGCAGAGCGCACGGTGGATGGCGATGCCGACGGCGCCGTTGAAGCCCTGCTCAACCACTACCGTCTGACGGCAGCCATGTGCATGGAGCGCTTCAACGAAAGCGGCGATCCACGAACAAGCGCTGCCAAGGCATTGCGCGGCCGCAGATAA
- the rpe gene encoding ribulose-phosphate 3-epimerase: MSRKTLIAPSVLASDFSKLGDEVEAVAAAGADWIHLDVMDGHFVPNITFGPPVIKAIRNRTKAFFDCHLMIAPADPYLAAFADAGCDGMTVHAEAGPHLDRSLQTIKGLGKKAGVSLNPATPESAIEYVLDRLDLILIMTVNPGFGGQAFIPAMVDKVKRVKALIGNRPIRIEIDGGVSPETAPLVTSAGADVLVAGAAIFKGGSVEAYRANIEAIRTAADRAAG, encoded by the coding sequence ATGAGCAGGAAGACCCTGATCGCGCCATCGGTGCTGGCGTCGGATTTCTCGAAGCTCGGCGACGAGGTCGAGGCGGTGGCGGCGGCCGGCGCCGACTGGATCCATCTCGACGTGATGGACGGGCATTTCGTGCCCAACATCACCTTCGGCCCGCCGGTGATCAAGGCCATCCGCAACCGCACCAAGGCCTTCTTCGACTGCCATTTGATGATTGCGCCGGCCGATCCTTATCTGGCCGCCTTTGCCGATGCCGGCTGCGACGGCATGACCGTGCATGCCGAGGCCGGACCGCATCTCGACCGCTCGCTTCAGACCATCAAGGGTCTCGGCAAGAAGGCCGGCGTATCGCTCAATCCGGCGACGCCGGAAAGTGCGATCGAATATGTGCTCGACCGGCTCGACCTGATCCTGATCATGACCGTCAATCCGGGCTTTGGCGGCCAGGCCTTCATCCCGGCCATGGTCGACAAGGTCAAGCGGGTGAAAGCGCTGATCGGCAACCGGCCGATTCGCATCGAGATCGACGGCGGCGTGTCGCCGGAAACCGCCCCCCTGGTCACATCAGCCGGCGCCGATGTGCTGGTGGCAGGCGCCGCCATCTTCAAGGGCGGCAGCGTCGAAGCCTACCGGGCCAATATAGAAGCCATCCGAACCGCGGCCGACCGGGCTGCCGGCTGA
- a CDS encoding ABC transporter substrate-binding protein, whose protein sequence is MTRRHFVLLLAALFPCALPVHQSLAKTLVYCTEVSPDTFDPALASGSRDASATALYNRMVEFEPGTTKVRPGLAESWEISDDGLTYTFHLRQGVKFHSVEGFTPSRDFNADDVLFTFDRQANAQNPFNNYAKRQYIYFDGIGMPDLVAGWRKLDDRTVVMKLKAPHSPMLADLAMDFASLVSKEYADKLVAGKRLLDLALKPIGTGPFQLVDYQQDAVIRYKANPDYWRGKPKIDDLVFAIATDASIRMEKLRAGECDLMPYPNPADLDAIKATPGIKVMRQEGLNTGYLAFNTLQKPFDDPRVRKAIAMAIDTQALVDVVFRGTGEVARNPLPPTSWAYDKTSPDHVFDPAAARRGLADAGVKDLHMKIWAMPVQRPYNPNAQRMAEMIQSDLAKIGVNVEVVTYEWTEYLARSKSRDRDGAMLFGFTGDNGDPDNFLSVPLGCAGVGTTNRANWCFPAFDDLLKQAAGIVDPAARAKLYSQAQTIFREQMPWVAIAHSVVSMPMREQVTGYVMDPFDHHDFSGVDIKE, encoded by the coding sequence ATGACACGCAGGCACTTCGTTCTATTGCTGGCGGCGCTTTTTCCATGTGCGTTGCCGGTCCATCAATCCTTAGCCAAGACCTTGGTCTACTGCACCGAGGTTAGCCCCGATACGTTCGATCCCGCACTCGCCTCCGGATCCCGCGACGCCTCGGCCACCGCTCTCTATAACCGCATGGTTGAGTTCGAGCCCGGCACCACCAAGGTGCGCCCCGGCCTTGCCGAAAGCTGGGAGATTTCCGACGATGGTCTCACCTACACATTCCACCTGCGGCAGGGCGTGAAATTCCACAGCGTCGAGGGCTTTACGCCTAGTCGCGACTTCAATGCCGATGACGTGCTGTTCACCTTCGACCGGCAGGCCAACGCGCAGAACCCGTTCAACAATTACGCCAAACGCCAGTACATTTACTTCGACGGCATCGGCATGCCGGATCTTGTCGCCGGTTGGCGCAAGCTTGACGACCGGACTGTGGTGATGAAGCTGAAGGCGCCGCATTCGCCGATGCTTGCCGACCTGGCGATGGATTTCGCTTCGCTCGTTTCCAAGGAATATGCCGACAAGCTCGTCGCCGGGAAGCGGCTGCTCGACCTGGCGCTGAAGCCGATCGGGACGGGTCCATTCCAGCTTGTCGACTACCAGCAGGATGCAGTCATCCGCTACAAGGCCAATCCGGACTACTGGCGCGGCAAGCCGAAGATCGACGATCTCGTCTTCGCCATTGCCACCGATGCCAGCATTCGCATGGAAAAGCTGCGCGCCGGCGAATGCGATCTCATGCCCTATCCAAATCCGGCCGACCTGGACGCGATCAAGGCGACACCCGGTATCAAGGTCATGCGGCAGGAGGGCCTCAACACAGGATACCTCGCCTTCAACACCTTGCAGAAGCCCTTCGACGATCCAAGGGTGAGGAAGGCGATCGCCATGGCCATCGACACCCAGGCGCTGGTCGACGTCGTGTTCCGCGGCACCGGTGAAGTCGCACGCAATCCGCTGCCGCCGACCTCCTGGGCCTATGACAAGACGAGCCCCGATCATGTCTTCGACCCCGCTGCCGCCAGGCGGGGGCTCGCCGATGCCGGCGTAAAAGACCTGCACATGAAGATCTGGGCGATGCCGGTGCAGCGTCCCTACAACCCGAATGCGCAGCGTATGGCCGAAATGATCCAGTCCGACCTGGCAAAGATCGGTGTCAACGTGGAAGTCGTGACGTATGAGTGGACAGAATACCTTGCGCGCTCGAAGTCACGCGACCGCGACGGCGCCATGCTGTTCGGCTTCACCGGCGACAATGGCGACCCCGACAACTTCCTGTCGGTGCCGCTTGGCTGTGCCGGCGTCGGCACCACCAATCGTGCCAACTGGTGTTTTCCGGCCTTCGACGATCTGCTCAAGCAGGCAGCCGGGATCGTCGATCCCGCTGCCCGCGCAAAACTCTATTCGCAGGCGCAAACGATCTTCAGGGAGCAGATGCCGTGGGTCGCTATCGCCCACTCCGTGGTCTCGATGCCGATGCGCGAACAGGTGACGGGCTATGTCATGGACCCCTTTGATCACCATGATTTCTCGGGCGTCGATATCAAGGAATAG
- a CDS encoding alpha/beta hydrolase produces the protein MTDYKPLIDAETWAFIERTNSYYPPDTIDYTIAQQRAIYDRMCREFFAGYPNGVTAETTFIANRSHDIPIRIYRSATPNTAAMVLYIHGGGFILGGLDSHDDVCAELCARTGYEVGSIDYRLAPEHLHPAAFDDALRAFEWAAKTYDRPILLCGDSAGGNLCAAVAHATRGHAKKPIGQVLIYPGLGGDRSKGSYVTHAEAPMLTMRDLEFYKHIRTGGADGTGDITLSPLADTDFTKLPPTVLITAQCDPLSSDGEAYRDRILTAGGHAAWFEEPGLVHGYLRARHTVGRARASFNRIVEAVSVLGKGDWIW, from the coding sequence ATGACCGACTACAAACCCCTCATCGATGCCGAGACCTGGGCCTTCATCGAGCGGACCAATTCCTATTACCCGCCCGATACGATCGACTACACCATCGCCCAGCAACGTGCGATTTATGACCGGATGTGCCGCGAGTTCTTTGCCGGCTATCCCAATGGTGTGACGGCGGAAACGACTTTCATTGCCAACCGATCACACGACATCCCGATCCGCATCTATCGCAGCGCTACCCCGAACACGGCGGCGATGGTGCTCTACATCCATGGCGGGGGTTTCATCCTCGGCGGCCTGGACAGCCATGACGATGTCTGCGCCGAGCTGTGCGCCCGCACCGGTTACGAGGTGGGTTCCATCGATTACCGGCTGGCGCCGGAGCATTTGCACCCGGCCGCTTTCGACGATGCTTTACGTGCCTTCGAATGGGCAGCCAAAACCTACGACCGCCCTATTCTGCTGTGCGGCGACAGCGCCGGCGGCAATCTCTGCGCGGCTGTTGCTCACGCAACGCGTGGCCATGCCAAAAAGCCGATCGGCCAGGTGCTGATCTATCCGGGCCTCGGCGGCGACCGTTCGAAGGGCTCGTATGTCACGCACGCCGAAGCACCGATGTTGACCATGCGCGATCTCGAATTCTACAAGCACATCCGCACCGGCGGCGCTGACGGTACTGGTGACATCACCTTGTCGCCGCTCGCCGACACCGATTTCACCAAACTGCCGCCAACCGTTCTGATCACCGCGCAATGCGACCCGCTGTCGTCCGACGGCGAGGCCTACCGCGACCGCATCCTTACCGCAGGCGGCCATGCCGCCTGGTTCGAGGAGCCGGGACTGGTGCACGGCTATCTCCGGGCCAGGCACACGGTCGGCCGGGCCCGCGCCAGCTTCAACCGTATCGTCGAAGCGGTGTCGGTGCTGGGCAAGGGCGACTGGATCTGGTGA
- a CDS encoding carnitinyl-CoA dehydratase: MSDVISTRREGTILEVTLDRPKANAIDLKTSRLMGETFKAFRDDPELRVAIVKTAGDKFFCAGWDLKAAAGGDAVDGDYGVGGFAGLQELRDMNKPVIACVNGMAVGGGFELALSCDLIFASDHSSFALPEIRAGTLADAATIKLPKRIPYHVAMDLLLTGRWMDVAEAHRWGLVNEVLPKEKLEDRVWEVARLLASGPPLVFAAIKETARVAEALTFQDAMNRVTRRQLATVDALYGSEDGMEGFRAFAEKRDPVWKGK, encoded by the coding sequence ATGTCTGACGTCATTTCAACTCGCCGCGAAGGCACCATCCTCGAGGTCACGCTCGACCGGCCCAAGGCCAACGCCATCGACCTGAAAACGTCGCGGCTGATGGGCGAGACCTTCAAGGCGTTCCGCGACGATCCGGAACTGCGCGTCGCCATCGTCAAGACCGCCGGCGACAAGTTCTTCTGCGCCGGCTGGGATTTGAAGGCAGCAGCCGGTGGCGATGCGGTCGACGGCGACTATGGCGTCGGCGGCTTTGCCGGCCTGCAGGAGCTGCGCGACATGAACAAGCCGGTGATCGCCTGCGTCAACGGCATGGCGGTGGGCGGCGGCTTCGAATTGGCGCTGTCCTGCGACCTCATCTTCGCCTCGGATCATTCCTCCTTCGCGCTGCCCGAAATCCGCGCCGGCACGCTGGCGGATGCCGCGACGATCAAGTTGCCGAAGCGCATTCCCTATCACGTCGCCATGGACCTCTTGCTCACCGGCCGCTGGATGGATGTAGCGGAAGCGCATCGCTGGGGCCTGGTCAACGAAGTGTTGCCCAAGGAAAAGCTTGAAGACCGCGTCTGGGAGGTCGCAAGGCTACTGGCCAGCGGCCCGCCGCTGGTGTTTGCCGCGATCAAGGAGACGGCGCGGGTGGCCGAGGCGCTGACCTTCCAGGATGCCATGAACCGCGTCACGCGCCGGCAACTGGCGACGGTCGATGCGCTTTATGGCTCCGAGGACGGTATGGAAGGGTTCCGGGCGTTTGCGGAGAAGCGCGACCCGGTGTGGAAGGGGAAGTAG